One window of the Shewanella khirikhana genome contains the following:
- the prfC gene encoding peptide chain release factor 3: protein MSNSLLAEVASRRTFAIISHPDAGKTTITEKVLLHGRQIQTAGTVKGRGSNQHAKSDWMEMEKERGISVTTSVMQFPYNSCLVNLLDTPGHEDFSEDTYRTLTAVDSCLMVIDAAKGVEDRTRKLMEVTRLRDTPIVTFMNKLDRDIRDPMELLDEVETELNILCAPITWPIGCGKLFKGVYHLHRDETILYQTGHGHTIQELRIVKGLDNPELDAAVGSDFAEQLREELELVRGASNEFDHELFLQGELTPVYFGTALGNFGVDHMLDGLTDWAPAPMPRETSERTVEAGEDKFSGFVFKIQANMDPKHRDRIAFMRIVSGKYTQGMKMKHVRIGKTVNISDAVTFMAGDRERAEEAFAGDIIGLHNHGTIQIGDTFTQGEDLKFTGIPNFAPEMFRRIRLKDPLKQKQLLKGLVQLSEEGAVQVFRPLDSNDLIVGAVGVLQFEVVVARLKSEYNVEAIYEAVNVATARWVYSDDARKLDEFKRKCSANLALDGGDSLTYIAPTMVNLNLSMERYPDIQFAKTREH, encoded by the coding sequence ATGTCAAATTCACTGCTTGCAGAAGTGGCGTCACGTCGTACGTTCGCCATTATTTCTCACCCCGACGCCGGTAAGACCACTATCACCGAAAAGGTGTTGTTGCACGGCCGTCAAATTCAGACCGCGGGCACGGTGAAAGGCCGCGGCTCCAATCAACATGCCAAGTCTGACTGGATGGAGATGGAAAAGGAGCGTGGTATTTCGGTTACCACCTCTGTGATGCAGTTTCCGTACAACAGCTGTCTGGTGAACCTGCTCGATACCCCCGGCCACGAAGACTTCTCGGAAGATACCTACCGCACCCTGACCGCGGTGGACTCCTGCTTGATGGTGATTGACGCCGCCAAGGGTGTGGAAGACCGTACCCGTAAGCTGATGGAAGTGACCCGTCTGCGTGATACCCCTATCGTGACCTTTATGAACAAGCTCGACCGTGATATTCGCGATCCCATGGAGCTGCTCGACGAGGTAGAGACCGAGCTTAACATCCTCTGCGCTCCTATTACCTGGCCTATCGGCTGCGGTAAGCTGTTCAAGGGCGTTTATCACCTGCACCGTGATGAGACCATTCTGTATCAGACCGGTCATGGCCATACCATTCAGGAACTGCGCATTGTAAAAGGTCTTGATAACCCTGAGCTCGATGCTGCCGTAGGCAGTGACTTTGCCGAGCAGCTGCGTGAAGAGCTGGAACTGGTGCGCGGCGCGTCCAACGAGTTCGACCATGAGCTGTTCCTGCAGGGGGAACTGACCCCGGTTTACTTCGGTACCGCACTGGGTAACTTCGGTGTAGACCATATGCTCGACGGTCTGACTGACTGGGCGCCGGCGCCCATGCCACGTGAAACCAGCGAGCGCACCGTGGAAGCCGGTGAAGACAAGTTCTCCGGCTTCGTGTTTAAAATTCAGGCCAATATGGATCCCAAGCACCGTGACCGCATCGCCTTTATGCGCATTGTGTCGGGCAAGTACACCCAGGGCATGAAGATGAAGCACGTGCGCATTGGTAAAACCGTGAACATCTCCGACGCCGTAACCTTTATGGCTGGTGACCGTGAGCGCGCCGAGGAAGCCTTTGCCGGCGATATTATCGGTCTGCACAACCACGGCACTATCCAGATTGGTGATACCTTTACCCAGGGTGAAGATTTGAAGTTCACCGGTATTCCTAACTTTGCCCCGGAAATGTTCCGCCGCATTCGCCTCAAAGATCCTTTGAAGCAAAAGCAGCTGCTCAAGGGGCTGGTACAGCTCTCTGAAGAGGGCGCGGTGCAGGTATTCCGTCCGCTGGACTCCAACGACCTGATTGTGGGCGCCGTGGGTGTGCTGCAGTTTGAAGTGGTCGTGGCCCGTCTTAAGTCGGAATATAATGTAGAAGCCATCTATGAAGCGGTAAACGTGGCCACCGCCCGCTGGGTATACAGCGACGATGCCCGTAAACTGGATGAGTTCAAGCGCAAGTGTTCCGCCAACCTGGCGCTGGACGGTGGCGATAGCCTGACCTATATCGCCCCCACCATGGTAAACCTGAATCTGTCGATGGAGCGTTATCCCGACATCCAGTTTGCCAAGACCCGGGAGCATTAA